The Actinomycetota bacterium genome window below encodes:
- a CDS encoding cold shock domain-containing protein: MTTTGTVKFFNEQKGFGFITSPDGDDVFVHASNIAGSESRSLTEGQSVQYETAPGRKGPEAVNVRPV; encoded by the coding sequence GTTCTTCAACGAACAGAAGGGGTTCGGCTTCATCACCTCGCCGGACGGAGACGACGTGTTCGTCCACGCATCCAATATCGCAGGGAGCGAATCCCGCTCGCTCACGGAGGGCCAGTCGGTCCAGTACGAGACCGCACCGGGACGCAAGGGTCCAGAGGCGGTCAACGTCAGGCCCGTCTGA